The following proteins are co-located in the Clostridiales bacterium genome:
- a CDS encoding NAD(P)/FAD-dependent oxidoreductase, whose protein sequence is MGKKIVIVGAGYSGILTAKKLAKKFKKDTDVSVTIIDKNPFHTMLTELHEVAANRVDEDSIKISLKKVFAGRKVDVRLDTVTSVDFEQKVVKGQAENYEYDYLVLCAGSKPTFFGTPGAEEHTYKLWSYNDAVKLKDHIHNMFRKAAVETDPKERKKLLTFFVVGAGFTGVEMVGELAEYAPILCKNFEIDRDEVTICNVDILSRTIPNMPEKLSVKVEKRMKKMGIRVMLNTGVVRVGEDFVETKYNDTVTSEGTYTVVWAAGIESAEITADAAKSLQSGGRGRIALDPFLRSLDNENVYVVGDNMLYTPEGEKMPVPQIVENCEHSAATAAHNITCAITGKGEMEQYKPSFHGFMVCIGGRYGVARVGLPNMMFNLPSWLAMFSKHFINIIYFIQVLGWNKVFSYMRHEFFTIRNCRSFVGGHFSNRTPSFLLVPMRVWLGAVWLYEGIMKVMEGWMTTPKLKGFFGGAQAWYDTIINGGGGGGGTTDGTSGATTAAAEGAGHLVSSVVNAIFEATGSVAHAATKMADAVSAATGTGAEEGAAQTGNAATSAGTVIFNFDFLGLFQAFFVSGKELAHSTLQDLAFKIDVPAVNWMIQQFIIPNDGVQIGMQAFIVIAEILIGLALIGGLFTAPAAGFSLILQFMFVTTTGLYLGTFWMIFAGIAVLIGAGRTFGLDYYAMPALKDGWKKIPVVKKSYLYHD, encoded by the coding sequence ATGGGAAAGAAAATCGTGATAGTTGGAGCTGGATACTCCGGAATACTGACTGCCAAGAAGCTTGCAAAAAAATTCAAAAAAGACACCGATGTTTCTGTAACGATTATCGATAAAAATCCCTTCCACACCATGCTTACCGAGCTTCATGAGGTAGCTGCCAATCGCGTGGATGAGGACAGTATCAAAATCAGTTTAAAAAAGGTGTTTGCAGGAAGAAAAGTTGATGTCAGGCTGGATACTGTGACTTCTGTCGACTTTGAGCAGAAGGTTGTTAAAGGTCAGGCTGAAAACTATGAGTATGATTATCTGGTCTTGTGCGCGGGTTCAAAGCCGACTTTCTTTGGTACCCCAGGAGCAGAAGAACATACCTACAAATTATGGTCATATAATGATGCCGTAAAACTGAAGGATCACATCCATAACATGTTCCGAAAAGCTGCTGTTGAGACAGACCCGAAAGAACGAAAGAAGCTTCTGACTTTCTTCGTCGTGGGTGCAGGTTTTACCGGCGTCGAAATGGTAGGGGAACTTGCTGAATATGCTCCTATCTTATGTAAAAATTTCGAGATTGACCGTGATGAGGTTACAATCTGTAACGTAGATATCCTTTCCCGTACAATTCCCAATATGCCAGAAAAGTTGTCCGTAAAAGTGGAAAAACGGATGAAAAAGATGGGAATTCGTGTTATGCTGAACACCGGTGTTGTAAGAGTCGGTGAAGACTTCGTTGAAACAAAGTATAACGATACGGTAACCAGTGAAGGTACCTATACTGTTGTTTGGGCCGCTGGTATTGAAAGTGCAGAAATTACAGCGGATGCTGCTAAGTCGCTGCAGTCTGGCGGACGCGGAAGAATTGCCCTTGATCCTTTCCTTCGTTCTCTTGATAATGAGAATGTTTATGTTGTGGGCGACAATATGCTCTATACTCCTGAGGGAGAAAAGATGCCGGTGCCTCAGATTGTTGAAAACTGTGAGCACAGCGCTGCAACAGCCGCTCATAATATCACCTGCGCGATTACAGGTAAAGGCGAGATGGAACAATACAAGCCGTCCTTCCATGGATTTATGGTTTGTATCGGAGGAAGATATGGCGTGGCAAGAGTTGGCCTCCCGAACATGATGTTCAATCTACCCTCATGGCTCGCAATGTTTTCTAAGCACTTTATTAACATTATATATTTTATTCAGGTACTTGGCTGGAATAAGGTGTTCAGCTATATGAGGCATGAATTCTTTACCATCAGAAACTGCAGAAGCTTTGTTGGCGGACACTTCTCCAACAGAACCCCAAGTTTCCTTCTTGTTCCGATGAGAGTTTGGCTGGGAGCGGTATGGCTTTATGAGGGAATCATGAAGGTCATGGAAGGCTGGATGACAACGCCAAAGCTGAAAGGTTTCTTCGGAGGCGCGCAGGCATGGTATGATACCATCATCAACGGCGGCGGAGGCGGCGGCGGAACTACCGATGGAACAAGCGGAGCAACCACTGCTGCAGCAGAAGGCGCAGGTCATTTGGTATCTTCTGTTGTGAATGCAATTTTCGAAGCAACCGGTTCGGTAGCCCATGCGGCAACAAAGATGGCAGATGCCGTATCGGCGGCCACGGGAACAGGTGCGGAAGAAGGCGCTGCTCAGACAGGAAATGCTGCCACTTCAGCGGGTACTGTAATCTTCAACTTTGATTTCCTCGGTCTGTTCCAGGCGTTTTTCGTAAGCGGCAAGGAACTTGCCCACTCCACGCTGCAGGATTTAGCCTTTAAGATCGATGTACCAGCTGTCAACTGGATGATTCAGCAGTTTATCATTCCGAATGATGGTGTTCAAATTGGAATGCAGGCATTCATCGTAATCGCTGAAATTTTGATCGGTCTTGCTCTCATCGGCGGACTGTTCACTGCTCCGGCAGCAGGATTTTCACTGATCCTGCAGTTTATGTTCGTTACAACTACAGGATTGTACCTTGGTACATTCTGGATGATTTTCGCCGGCATTGCGGTGCTCATTGGAGCAGGAAGAACCTTCGGACTGGATTATTATGCGATGCCAGCACTGAAAGACGGATGGAAGAAAATACCGGTTGTAAAAAAATCTTATCTCTATCATGATTAA
- a CDS encoding polyprenyl synthetase family protein, protein MESTLDKKLTYEEAIEQIKSEVDSLLSSSPLVIRSYTKHLALSVGKFIRAAAVAACALDREGFVSMKAVKLAAAIEILHLATLVHDDVIDNADLRRGQVTLQKKFGQKTAVICGDYLVCMAMKLTASATEQSDIEERMNLQMPDYMGRICLGELNQHINNGNIDLSVHQYLRIISGKTAALFEASFFAGAALVEKDSNLVRKYTKLGRYIGMIFQLTDDCMDFEETEKTAQKPVQSDYEQNVITLPLIYAFKKLSELKDKAKETKLTRNEINSAVKNTGGLNYTRLIAKRYYDKSLLLMEELGAPEEKQHHLKLLLDKSFRLI, encoded by the coding sequence ATGGAATCGACTTTAGATAAAAAGCTGACATATGAGGAAGCTATAGAGCAGATTAAAAGTGAGGTTGACAGCTTGCTGTCTTCCTCACCTTTGGTTATTCGCAGCTATACAAAGCACCTTGCGCTTTCTGTAGGGAAGTTCATCCGTGCCGCAGCAGTTGCTGCTTGTGCGCTGGACCGTGAGGGGTTTGTCTCAATGAAAGCGGTGAAACTGGCTGCAGCAATCGAAATATTACATCTGGCTACGCTGGTTCATGACGATGTCATTGATAATGCGGATCTGAGAAGGGGTCAAGTCACACTACAGAAAAAATTCGGACAGAAAACGGCAGTAATCTGCGGGGATTATCTGGTTTGCATGGCCATGAAGTTAACGGCTTCTGCAACAGAACAGTCTGATATAGAAGAACGAATGAACCTGCAGATGCCTGACTATATGGGACGCATCTGTTTAGGAGAATTGAATCAACATATTAATAACGGAAACATAGATTTGTCCGTTCACCAGTACTTAAGAATTATATCCGGTAAAACTGCGGCACTCTTCGAAGCTTCTTTTTTTGCTGGGGCAGCCCTTGTAGAGAAAGACTCGAACCTTGTCAGGAAATATACTAAGCTTGGAAGATACATTGGAATGATCTTTCAGCTTACTGATGACTGCATGGATTTTGAGGAGACCGAGAAAACAGCGCAAAAGCCAGTTCAATCCGATTATGAACAAAATGTGATTACTCTGCCGCTGATTTATGCATTTAAAAAATTGAGTGAACTCAAAGATAAGGCCAAGGAAACGAAGCTGACCAGAAATGAGATTAACAGTGCGGTGAAGAATACGGGCGGCCTGAATTATACCAGACTCATCGCCAAGCGATATTACGACAAATCCCTGTTGCTCATGGAAGAACTGGGTGCTCCGGAAGAAAAGCAGCACCACTTGAAGCTGTTGCTCGATAAGTCATTTCGACTGATCTGA